From the genome of Triticum aestivum cultivar Chinese Spring chromosome 1A, IWGSC CS RefSeq v2.1, whole genome shotgun sequence:
TTGTGAAAAAAGaaacttgccatggcaaattaAATTTTGCCATTGTGTTGTGTAAAAACGTGGTAATACTTTACCATGAGACATAGGGACAAACTCCAAAGCACTTGCATGTGATCGCTACAAATAAAACAAGATTCTAGAAAGTTGCCATGATTAAGAAGACATTTGCTGAGAAAATTGCCATGGGCTTGAACAAAAACTTTACTAAAATTTGTCATGGCCCCCATGTACAACCACATGCCATCTTCAGCAAAAAGTACTGTCCTACTGCCCACATGTAAATTGCATATTTTGTAGATTGAAGGTCCAACCTCTCCCAGGAAATGCATGCTAACTGGATGAAGATTGTGGCTAAAGTACTATTGGGGCGCAAAGCAAAAAAAAAGAGATACATTTCAAAGAACTTCATCCAATAAAGGGATACACATGTCGTTGTGCTTTTGAGAGCAACTAAAACATTTGGTCAAGTTTGAAGCcacaaaattttcagaaattttttttGTTTGCTATTTTTTACTGTTTGTCATAAAATCCAATAAAGAGATGTTTTTTTTACAAAAACATGTCTCTCGTCGCAAAATCCGTGAAAGCAAAAACTATTATCACATTAACAACTAGATATACAGATTAACATGTGGCTCGTGTGAAAACACCAAGACTAGATTTTTCAACATAAATGCTTCGCAATACTAACGTTTAACTAGAAAAAAACAGTACTGTGGTGCCATCTCAGGCAAGACAACATCAATATTAGTAACAAGCACAGTAATTTTTAATAGCCGACATGGATTTTCAACTAGTACACAATTTGTATCTCCTTCTGTAGATCGTATACTTTTCTAGGAATACGTCTCTAACACACTATAACTTAATCATCAAACTAACACTATAACGTGAAGTGTATTTGCATCTCCTTCTGTAGATCGTATACTTTTCTAGGAATACATCTCTAACACTATAACTTAATCATCAAACTAACACTATAACGTTAAGTGTTAATTTGAGGACCTGCTTTTTAACTATCACCAGGAATATTTTTTGCGATTTTCCTCTAGTTATCTTGGTGTCTCCGATCTCGCAGGTTCTCTTGATTTACCAGAGCAAATGTACCTTTGTTTTTTAACAACATGTGTTCGGACAAATTAACCCTTCTCGGTCACACACGCCGAGCGGCCTCCCAGCGACACAAACGCCGGACAGAGGCAGACAAAGGAGACACCATAATTTTTCCGGCGACGAACGCTGCGGCACACGAACGCATGTATCTTGGCTTTATTTCTCACAACGACTCGAACACATACATGGAGATGGAGGTACACACAGTACTACACAGAGGAGCTCTCCTGCCGGCCGGGCGCATATCACGGTTCCGACGGAGGCtacggggctgtttggttctaggactaccattgccacactttgccataaaTTTTTGCCAAACTTGCTTAAGTTTAGTTCATTAAAataagagccacaagttggcaagcctaaggaaatcttgccacactttttatggGTATGCTATATGGGGCCCAAgtatggcttgcctaaggtgtggcttcaaccaaacactcacctaaatTGATCAAACTTGCCTAATCTTAGATGTAGCAATCTTtgacaaagttagtcacaaaccataCGTCTACCTCATCTCTGGCTCCGCTGTGACTCGGCTCATACCGTCTCACACAAGAGAGGGTTTTATACGCGTGCACACACACCCACACGCATGACCAGGCCACAAGCACACGTACAAAGCTAACCAACTAACCCGGCCGCACTACCAGCACGACTCACACGGCGCCAGGACTCAGCCACTCCTctcgccatggctgcatcacatgcatgcatgccatccACTAACAGCCGACACCGCAAGCAACTCGTGTGGCCTGGTCATGCGTGCGGGTGCGTGCGAACAGGTATAAAACCCTCCCTCCTGTATTGCTTTATAAAGTGTACTCGGCTGTGAGGCCATCAGTGAGGAGCCTGAGGAGAGATGTAGTCTTCAGGTGCGTGTGTGCGCTCACCATGACGAGTAGTAGCCCGATTTAGTCTCCAGGGCATGTAGTCTCCCATGTAAGTGCTACGGTTTGTTTTCGAGCCGGGTATGTTCCCTGAAAAGAAATTGCCGTTTGCGTGGCATGGCGCCGTTCGTGTAGCATTGGCATTTGTGCGTCGGAAAAAAATATCAGTGTGCTCCTTCCTTCACCTTCGtctgtgttagagagagagagagagagttggtcTGGGGTGTGTCCCAACAACATGCACCACTCTATGAATAGGAAAATCTTGTAACGATCAGAGCAGTACTTTAAAAAATGTGGTGAAACAATGTTATGTCACCCGTTAGATTCACACACTATTACAGGTTTAAGTGCTACGGACTAATGGACAAATTTATAAATACCTTGTCTTGAGTTTGTAATAGTGTACATATGTTGTTTTGTGATTATTTTTCTTAAGACTGCAAATTTCCGAGCTACAGATTGATTTTACTTTTACTGGTTATTTTGCGAGTTTTCACTTGTTTTTATCAATTATCATAGTCTGCATGAATGTTATTTCTGGTTCAATTCTTTTGTTTACTCCTTTGCTCTGGTTGATTTTCATTTAACGGTTCTGTTTTTGTCAATGCAGTCTATTCCACTTCCACGCAACTTTTCTTTCAATTGAACTACTTATGTGTGTTTTATCCGTCCACAATTATATAATATTTTCTGTTATGTATTCTTTTAATTTTCTGTTCAGGGCCTTCGTTGTTTTCCAGTTCGAGATACTGCAAGCTGAGTGCACGCTGATCGGGAGTCCCACAATTTATGAGGTCAGTGACGCCGCTCAGCCGAAGAACGGATGCTATTCTGATAGACTGGGCATATATAGGCCTGACATGATCTCAAAGGTTCAGCAAGGTGTTACCAACATAGCATGTTCTCGTGATCAAGGCTTGGCAGGTTCCTCTCGTGCTCCAAGGGTAGAGCATGCTGTGAACAATCTGCATGGATTTTATGATTTAGTGTCAGCCCAGAACACAATAGATGCCAATATGCAGCAGCTTTCACTGAGGAATCAAGGCCAAGGGCTCGCGGCTCCTCCGACAAACTGGGAAGGCTTCGACTGTACCGGCAATACATACCAAACCATTGCACAGATCAAGGATGAGAACTTTAGGATGTCCAGTCAACCTGACTTGATCACGGTTGTGGCTGCAGTTTCACATGTAGACAGTGGTGCCTTCTGCTACCCATCTTGCGCCTTGATGTTCGACGGTGAGAAATGCAATAACAAGCTGAAAGTTGATGGTGATGGGTAGTGGTGCACGAGATGCCTCTGGAGGTCCCAGACCTGCGAGTACCGGTACATGCTGAACTGCCAAATCAGTGACCATACTGGTTCAACCAATGCTACAGTCTTGCAAGAGGCTGCCGAGGAAATAATTGGCCACACAGCACAAGAACTCCTCATGATAAAAGATGTCGAGAAAGACGGTGTAAAATTTGAGGAAATCATGCAGGGGATCCTTTGGCGTCAGTATGTACTTAAGCTGAGAGTCGAGGGGCATGGTGTGATAACGAAACGCAGCATAGTTGAGGCTGAGAAGTTGGAGTCACCGTATACGAGCCATCTCCTAGGGGTGATCGGCAACCTGTTAAAGAGTGATTCGTCCTCAACTCCATGGGTGCAATGTGGCGTGGCCCCAACCGCCCGTCGTCCCACAAATCTGAAGGCACAACACACTTTTGGAACTTCCAACAACTCCTATGGCAGCATGAGGAGCACCAGGGGCGCAAGCTATCTACACTCCGCCGATCAGCTTCCGCATTTCTCTACTCCACCATCAGCCTATGGCAGCATGATGAGCACGGGTGGCGCAAGCTATCAGCACACGTCAGATCAGCTTCCACATATCTCTACTCCACCATCAGCCTATGGCAGCATGATGAGCATGGGTGTGGTGCGACCTATCGGCACATGGCAGCTTCCACAGATGTCTACCCCACCATCAGCCTATGGCAGCATGATGAGCACCGGTGACGCAAGCTATTGGCCTTGGGAAGGTtatcttccatagattcctgctcCACTGTTAGGAACAAGAATCATGTAGGAGGAGCTAATATTTCGGATGGAACAGGCGCAGCAAGGGATGGCTCAACGATGATCCACTGCAACGAGGCAGCCTCGCGTCGGAGGCTGCCAGACAACTCTGCTTGTCAGCTTAGTTATATTTATATATGAACATATGAAGTTTGCTTTGAGTGGTGCTAGTGTGTGGAATTTTATTTATGTGGACGGTGGGTATGGGGCGAAGTGCCTCATCCTGTTCTGGGTTTATATGGCCTCAGCTTCCGTGTTATCGAACTTCTGCTAGTAACTTGAGTAACATCAAGCTATCGTTTTGATCAGTGTGTGCCTTTTATGCTCGTGTTGTTTTTGTTTTGttattttgaaattttttttaTACTCCTATTCTGATCTTGGCTGATGGGCTGATCGATGGTCTTTCTTCTGTCACTCATTCCTAAGATTTTTGTAGGGTTCGATCTATCTATTTTCGTTTGTTTGTGTTGGTGTTCCTGTTTCCGTTGCGCCCCTGGATTTCGCTTAACTTGTTATTGGTCCATGGTATACAGCGGCATTAGCTCAAAGAAGCAACAAACCATCTCAAGTCAGCAAGATTTTGGTTTAGCAAAAAATATGTTTTTAGTCCCTTAATGCACAAAGTGTGTGTTTGGGTCTTTTTTGTCAACATTTTATCCCTCCTGCTTGGCACGATTCATCCAAAACCATATCGAGCAAGGACGCGGAGTATTagtcccgagctcatatgctcagtaacaaacagtaaaataaaaataaatagtaAAACCATTAAAAACTGAATATATCTTTTTGTGTGCAAATTGTGACAAATGTTCTCGGTGCTTGAAATATTTTCATCTCGAAATAACATTTGTGAAAGTCGTGGTAAAAAACCGACACTCCCAAAATGCTATTCTCGAAAGCATTTTAGAGTGTTGTTTCTTTTTTCATGACTTCCAAgaatgttattttgagatgaaaattagcaagcactaagaaaaattctcaaagtttgcaccaaattTTTTTACTTCGTTTTCAATTTTCGGATTTACTATTCATCCCGAGCTCATTTGAACTCGGGAGTAGAAGGGGACTTTCATATCGAGCGATATATTAGTCCAACAAATAATGTTGGAGTACCCGCCTCGTGCGAGCTTTCACGGGCGTGAGTGCCCTCCACGCCGTCCGTTGCACGGTGGTGCACACTTGGGCGACGTCCCTCGGGGGTCCATGACGGATGGACCGCGGGTGCGGCCAGGGCAATCGTCATGTGGTAACTTCGGCTGCGCCGACGTATGTCGTCCTGTCATCTGACCCACGCACGAGAGACGGGTCAGACCCGCCTGTCGGCATCTTCGTCTCGTGTTCTGCTAGTTCAATCACAACAGGCGGGGTGTGTGTCGCGCCAGCCGGCCAGTGCGAGAGACTGGCTCAGCGAGGAGGCCCGAGGCCCTCCGCGTTGTTCGTTTCACGCTGTCCCTTAATTTTGCACATAGTATGTGTATGGGTCTTTTTTGTCAACATTTTATCCCTCCTGCTCGGCACGATTCATCCAAAACCAGGAGGACGACACGGGGTTTGTTGCGGCGTTCTTTAGATGGGAGTATGAGCTGGGGAGTAGAAGGCGACTTTTCATATCAAGCAATATATTACTCCTATAAAGAATATTGGAGTACCCTCCTCCTAAGAGCTTTTTCGGGAGAGAGTGCCCTCCACGCCGTCCATTCCATGGTGGCGCGCACCTGGGCGACGTCCCTCGGGGGTCCATGACGGATGGACCGCGGGTGCGGCTGGGGCTATCATCATGTGGTTGAAgaaagtatgccctagaggcaataataaagttgttatttatatttccttatatcatgataaatgtttgttattcatcctagtattgtattaaccggaaacttagtacatgtgtgaatacatagacaaaacagagtgtccctagcatgcctctacttgactagctcgttaatcaaagatggttaagtttcctgaccatagacattgtATTAACCGGTGgttatttgatgaacgagatcacatcattaggagaatgatgtgatggacaagacgcatccgttagcttagcataatgatcgtttagttttattgctattgctttcttcatgacttatacatgttcctctgactataagattatgcaactcccgaataccaaaggaacaccttgtgtgccaacaaacgtcacaacgtaactgggtgattataaatatgctctacaggtgtctccgatggtgtttgttgagttggcataaatcaagattaggatttgttactccgagtatcggagaggtatctctgagccctctcggtaatgcacatcactatgagtcttgcaagcaatgtgactaatgagttagttaggggatgacgcattacggaacgagtaaagagacttgctggtgatgatattgaactaggtatgatgataccgacgatcgaatctcggacaagtaacataccgatgacaaagggaataatgtatgttgttatgcggttttgaccgataaagatcttcgtagaatatgtaggaaccaatatgagtatccatgttccgctattggttattgaccggagatgtgtctcagtcatgtctacatagttcccgaaaccgcatggtccgcacgcttaacgttcgatgacgatttgtattatgagttatgtgatttgatgtaccaaagtttgttcggagtcccggatgagatcacagacatgacgaggagtctcgaaatggtcaaaacataaagtttgatatattgaaaggttatgtttggacaccaaaATGATTTCGGATAGGTTCggacatttttccggagtaccgggggttaccgaaaccccggggggttaatgggccttcatgggccctggtggaagagaggaggcggcggccaggtggagcccccccccccccccccccacccccaaagCCCAATTCAAATTGGACCAGGGTTGGAGGATTTGCCATGCCCTTCAGCTAAACTTGCTATCCTTAGCTAATATATGTTGCCATAAAAAACATTCGATTTGTCATATCTAAAACTTTGACGATAGCAGGATATTTGAGTCCCTAAAATTatggtcaaagttcgacccataGTACAAGAGGCTTATAGAATGTTCCTAAACAAATGATGCGCATATATAAGTTTTTTTTTGAATCATTTATACGCGGTTTCAAAAGATTCCTTCCTTGGAAGGAACTTGATTGATTTTTAAATTTAAACAAAGACTCAAAAAAGTCAAAGAGCAACACGCTGGGCCACCCTGGACTGGAAGGTTCCGGGCTCGAGCCCATGGCGGAGACGGTGCCGGCGACGGCGCTGGACATCGACGAGATCCCCttcgccgacctcctcctcctgctgctctcgCCGGAAGCGGCAGCAGCGGGCGACGCCGATGGCCGGCGGCGCCGCCTCCTGGCCACCGTCTGGGCCGCGCTCGGCCCAGGCGGCACCGGGCTTCTGGCCGTCTCCGGTGTCCCGCGCGCCGCCAACCTCCGCCGCCGGCTCCTCCCCCTGGCCCGCCGCCTCGCAATCATGGACCACCCTTCCCGCGCCCACCTCCTCAAGGTAACCAACCCCTCCCTCTGTAGTctcatcgtcttcctcctcccgccccctGTTCCTCTTCCCAAACTGCGATTGCAGTGCGGCGGCCGTGGATTGACAGTGATTTCCTTCAATGGGGATTTGATTCCATTGCAGAAGTACGGATTGGGCAGCGACGTGCCTCTTAAGAAGCCCGACAGGTCCGTCTCCTCCTTCGCGCGGCTCCTAAGGCACGATTCAGGCAAGCTCCACTCCCTGGAGTCGATGTGCGAAGCCACCGGAGACACCGAGATCAGGCCTGGTTGTCCGGACGGGGAACAAAAGGGTGATGCTGATGATGACATGGAGAACCTTGGTGATCTTTTCAAGGAGCTGGGTCTGTGCATGATGGAGCTTGGCATCTTGGTTGCCCGGGCCTGCGACATTGTTATCGGTGGGAATCAGCTGGAGCAGAGCATTACCGACTCTGGAAGCGCAAAGGCGAGGCTCATCCACTACCACTCTGAGTTGGATAACAGGATTATCAAGGAGATGAGCAGCACAAGGAGGAAAAACTTGGCAAACAATGCAGCAGCAGCAAGACCTGTATCGGATCACATGGATACATATCAAATGCCAGGATCAGAAAGATCGAAAAAAGATGGGATGGCCGTTGTAAAGTCAGCCGAAGAAAATGAGTCCCAAGGTGCCGCAGTACAAGGTCATGTCAGCACGATTTCTCTTGTGAACTTATGGCAAGAGTGGCACTACGACTATGGAGTGCTGACAGTCTTAACAGCGCCATTATTCTTGCGCTCTGCTCTCGGACAGGAATGCCCGGTCAGCGAAGAATGCTCTGTTCCTGATGGGCACTCACACCTGCAGCTCTTCAGTAAAAGGAGGATTTTCTCAGTGAGATGCTCCCAGGAGAGCTTTATTGTTCAGGTTGGGGAGGCAGCAGGCATCCTGTCAGGGGGGAAACTGAGATCTACGCTTCATGCTGTCAGTAGACCTTTAGGCTTGCCAAACATCAGCCGAGAGACTTTCGTGGTTTTCCTACAGCCGTCATGGGACAAAACTCTACCTTTCTCGGGTTACTCTTGTGCCGATGAAGATGATTCAAGTGATCACATGGAATTGGCTTTCAGGGGTGATGGACCAGCCGGGTGTTGTGGTGAACATATACTGATGCAGGAGATTCTGAAGAAGATCCCCCCGCTGTCGTCAAGGCTGAAAGAAGGAATGACGTTTGCAGAGTTTTCTAGGCAGACAACAAAACAGTATTATGGTGGTGGAGGCATCCAACAAAACAGTTAACCAGAAGACGTATGGTGATGGAAATGCATCTCATACAAACCGTAATGAAGTACTGAGTTCTACACCGTATGTTGAGAATCCACTCTGTAATTACTCCATGCCACAGTATGCACTTTTTATCTTTGTTGATGGCTTATTTTCTCGTGCAGTTGTGAAGTCACAGTGTTTCGACCTCAAAAGTGCTGGTTTCCAATAGTTCAAAGTTCTTGTGTTAGTAAGTTTAGCTTCCTAAACTGATATTGATGATAGAGATGTAAAAAATGCTTACTTGCTCAGTTGTAAAAAATGTTAAATATTTCAAAACTATTGATGTGTCTGCATTCTCAGTTTCTCTTTTTCATTCTAAGACTGTTGGGTTCCTAGTGTTGCATCAGATCCAAGGTGTTAAAGTATCATATGATCGATATACAGTAGCAGGAAAGCATGTATCTCTCTGGTTCGTTGGTAGTTTTAGCTTCCTAAACTGATATTGATGGTAGATATCTCACGTCAACGGAGGAAATCTGTCCAGCAATGGTTGGCAATTAGTCAACAAAATGCCCAGCTGCAAATGAAGTTAAATGTTTGAAAACTCTACACTTTGCAGTATCCCCTTTTCTTTCTAAGACTGCAGAGATCCGAATGGTGGGTTTGAACTCGAAGTCTTGTTAATTTTGTTCCAGATCAGAGGTGTTAAAAGTAGGGTATGATCGGTATTCAGTAGCAGGAAAACCCTTATCTGCTGTGCATGCTGGATAATAGTTTTCCCCTGTGAATCATTCAATTCCACTGtacatgacttaaatattctcatGCCACATCGGTGCGGTATACAGTAGCAGGAAAACAAGATAAGCAGTGTGGTCTATCTTGTTTTCCTCTGTTTTTTTGAGCGAGGATGATCTATGTCTCTTGTAAAGTGCAGAGCTTGATTAATTGTCACCGTGATTTCCTGCTGAATTATACCTTTAACTCCTTTAAGTCAAACCATACGAGTATGTTTCATCAAACATGAATATGTGGTATCTCTGCCTATTGACGAATAGCTTGCTGTTGAGGGTAGTTGTCAGATTGTGTGATAGCTTGGAATCCATTGTTTGTTCCTAACAAAGTAGCAGGAAAAGCGGTGCACTGAAAGTGTAGCGCTGGTCATGGTTAAATTGATTATGTTAAGTTGTTAATTGGTCGTTTTGCGTAAATGATGTTTGTTGGTTCAGTTGTTCAACGTATGATGCTTTGCCTTTGCTTAGTGTTATGGCAAGCAGAACTTCAGTATGAACTTATGAGGCTATGTGGTGTTTGCCTACCGTTCTGCTAGGTTTTTTAGTATGACATCAGCTTCCCTTACTCTAGAATATGTGGTGATGATATAACTGCTATAGTATGTAAAAAAACTGGATATAACTAGTATTTGCTTGATTACTTGTTCATATGTTCAACACTACAATTGCATAACCTTCACAGCCGGTCAGCTGCCTTTCGCCGGCCTTCCATATAAAGCCTTGTTTGGCAGGCGGGTATTGGCAGGGTTTCTAAGGGTTTATCCCGCTCAGATTGAACATCCCTAATAGTCCCAAGTGGGCTGTTTGGTACGCGGGAATTGTGCTAGGTCAACCCCAATTCCCCCCCATTTTCCCGTGTGAAACCCTTGATGCCCCGTGGAAACGAAGCGACGAGCTAAGGGTCATGGATCTCTATTAGCGTTAGCCACGGCAAGGCGATGCCCAACAAAATCTCCATGCCACAGTTACCTCCAGACGACACCCAACTCCTACCGCCACACTCTTTTCCTGGCAGCAGTGACCTTCTCTCTACTACGATTATCTTCCTCGTACTTGCCCTTCGCCCCCCTTTGTGTATAAAACCACACTACTGTAGAAAATGGATTAGAGATGAGAAAGGAGGGATGGGGGTGGGGGTGAGTCGGGGATTTGGTGAAGGAGAGGGATTCACCAAATCACCCACTATTGGTGGAGCGTCAGCGGGCCCCCCTCCCCCCATACAAAATTGCCATGGAAAGCACAATCTCTCTTCTAATTTTCCGGCGTTTTAATCATCCTAGTTGTTTGCCCTCGCTTGGCCCCACCTTGGATTTTGTTCACGCTCCGCCACCGTCGGCCACCATGGGGTCTGAAAAAACCTCCCGCGCCAAACAAGGCccaagagggagggggcgggggtacCGAAACGCCAAACGACCATTGACACATGAAATTCCAGTAGAGGCGGGGGTACCGAAACGCCAAACGACCATTAACACATGAAATTCCAGTAAAGGCGGGGGTACCGAAATGCCAAACGACCATTGACACATGAAATTCCAGTAGAGCCGCGCAAAGACTCGACACACCAAACCATCGACACCTCCCCGTCAGGTCCGAAGATTGCCCCTATGAACATCCTTGCCCGCCAAAGGCTTCCCCTCGGCCCTTCTCCGGCTTTATCTTTGCGCACTCATGATCTAACCCTAGAAACTCGCCTCCGTCCGGCCTGCAGGCATCGACCCACGACAGTCGCCGGGGAGGCagaagacgagaaaaccaaaaaaaaagaaaaaaaaacagttgCTTGAAGCGGCGAATCGATCGAAATTTTCAGTTTCC
Proteins encoded in this window:
- the LOC123187002 gene encoding uncharacterized protein — its product is MGGGMAADLTHGAVAALVSGLGQVMGAVLQVVGAPGPAPAGTVAGTGQFGLVLSDGVHSLEAVLDVTMDVTMDGLVTAGLLRAGSVVRVLDYRYSYATNRRAFVVFQFEILQAECTLIGSPTIYEVSDAAQPKNGCYSDRLGIYRPDMISKVQQGVTNIACSRDQGLAGSSRAPRVEHAVNNLHGFYDLVSAQNTIDANMQQLSLRNQGQGLAAPPTNWEGFDCTGNTYQTIAQIKDENFRMSSQPDLITVVAAVSHVDSGAFCYPSCALMFDGEKCNNKLKVDGDG
- the LOC123186991 gene encoding uncharacterized protein, yielding MAETVPATALDIDEIPFADLLLLLLSPEAAAAGDADGRRRRLLATVWAALGPGGTGLLAVSGVPRAANLRRRLLPLARRLAIMDHPSRAHLLKKYGLGSDVPLKKPDRSVSSFARLLRHDSGKLHSLESMCEATGDTEIRPGCPDGEQKGDADDDMENLGDLFKELGLCMMELGILVARACDIVIGGNQLEQSITDSGSAKARLIHYHSELDNRIIKEMSSTRRKNLANNAAAARPVSDHMDTYQMPGSERSKKDGMAVVKSAEENESQGAAVQGHVSTISLVNLWQEWHYDYGVLTVLTAPLFLRSALGQECPVSEECSVPDGHSHLQLFSKRRIFSVRCSQESFIVQVGEAAGILSGGKLRSTLHAVSRPLGLPNISRETFVVFLQPSWDKTLPFSGYSCADEDDSSDHMELAFRGDGPAGCCGEHILMQEILKKIPPLSSRLKEGMTFAEFSRQTTKQYYGGGGIQQNS